Genomic segment of Bos taurus isolate L1 Dominette 01449 registration number 42190680 breed Hereford chromosome X, ARS-UCD2.0, whole genome shotgun sequence:
TGAGTTATGGATGTGGATTAAAACTGGAAGAGGTGGCATATGATAGTGACTCATTAAAGAGAAACAGTCCGGTTTCAGTGCAGGATCTGAACTGTTAGGGAAATAATGGGCCTTGGTAGCTGATGACAGGAGAATGAGGGAGAGAGGTGTTAtcaaggaaagagacagagaggaagaggcAATAACCCTCAAGACTGGATGCTGACCGTCTCTAGTAACCAACAAAAGGCACACATAAACAAGAGAGGTGAGTGACGATGTCTAGTGTGTCGGGGATCAAGAAATACCGGCTGGTTGCGGCAGCGCGGCCGCCGGTCAGAGTGGTAACCGGGGATCTGAGCTCGGCGGTGACGCGCGGCCCTCACGTGACCAGAGCCCGTGTCTGCCCAAGTCCTTCTCGTCCTGGTCCTTTTTGCCTGTCCAGACACCATATGCCTATCGCCCTTTGGACGAGGGGAAAAGCAGAAGAAAGTAAGTCCCCTTCGCCCTCTTAAATCGGTGTGAGTGTTGGTGCTGCCCAGTAACCTTTGGGGTTGGGATGGCACTGAGTCCAGGCGTTCTCCCTGCAAAACCCCGCCCCCGCGCCCCCATTTCGGTACAAAAAATGGTGGTCTAGGGAGTGGGCTGGGGAGGTGAGTGGATCCCCCAGTCCGGGAAGACAACACGGGCGTTGAGAAATAGTTTCTAAGCAGACCTTCGCTTTCACTTCCCGCCTGAATAGAAATGACGAGCGTTACTGGGTAGGGGCGGGGAGGACGAAGCTTTCAGATGgagcagggtgggggcaggggaatacgggggggggggcggcgacCGTTGCCCAGAAAAGGGGCGTGTGTCAGTTtttccctcctccccgccccctaCCCTGTCTCGGCGACAGTCTGCAGCTCCGCAGGTCACAGCGGGGCACCTGGAGGAGAGGCCGCCTCGGAACCAGCCGCCGGGAGAGGTCCAGATAGGGGAAGGGGTGGGCAGCGGGCCGGGATGGGGTGCGAGGGAGGTTGCTGGAGGGAGCCGGGTCCACGGCACCGCCGGCCCGCTCCGCCCCGGTCCCTGCGGGAGAGGCCTGTGTGGCAAGGCCTGCCGGGAAAATGGTGGGCTTTCGGAAGGAGGGGGCGACAAGGTGGCGGGGGTTGAGAGGGGAGCCAGACGCGGCGGGCTCCCGGGGGCCGGAGAGCCCCTCAGTCAGCGTAGTTTGACGGACCCGGGCCCAGACTGGGGAAGAGGCAGGTATTGGAACTCGTGGGCGGGGTCTTAGTCCAGGCAGCGCGTATTCTGACTCGCCTCTTTCTTGTCTCCTCTGTATCAccgtgctttaaaaaaaagaccatCCTGAACATGGAAAAAGCCTGCAAAGAGCCCGAGGAGCAGCCACAGAGCCCGCCCAAGGCGGATGAAGAGCGGCCTTCTGTGGAGCCGTCTCCCGAAAAGTCGTCTCCGGAGGAGCAGTCTTCGGAGGAGGTGTCCTCGGAGGAGGAGTTCTTTCCCGACGAACTCCTTCCTGAGCTTCTTCCCGAGATGCTCGAGTCCGAGGAGCGCCCTCCTCAGGAGCGCCTGTCGAGGAAGGACCTTTTTGAGGCGCGCCCTCCCATGGAGCAGCCTCCCTGCGGAGTGGGCAAACACAAGCTAGAAGAGGGAAGCTTTAAGGAAAGGCTGGCCCGCTCCCGCCCGCAATTTAGAGGGGACATACACGGCAGAAATTTAAGCAACGAGGAGATGATAAAGGTAGcagaggagatggaagagatgaagCGAGTACGAAACAAACTGATGGTCA
This window contains:
- the TCEAL1 gene encoding transcription elongation factor A protein-like 1 isoform X1, coding for MEKACKEPEEQPQSPPKADEERPSVEPSPEKSSPEEQSSEEVSSEEEFFPDELLPELLPEMLESEERPPQERLSRKDLFEARPPMEQPPCGVGKHKLEEGSFKERLARSRPQFRGDIHGRNLSNEEMIKVAEEMEEMKRVRNKLMVMHWKARRNRPYPI